The DNA region ATGCAAAGGAAATCACTAATAATGACACATGAATGCCCAAGAATTCGTGAAAAGATGATACCTTGTCGAAAGTAATGTTACCGATTCGATTAGACGTGGCCACAGCATACACAGTCTCGCGATCCCCCGCCCGATTCAAGAACACGCCGTTGCAGATCTTCTGCTGGTTCTTAAATACCGGTTCGATTACGACCACCCTGAACCCCATCGCGGACGCCGTGAAAGTCGTCATCGCCACATTGGCCCCCACGTCCACAACTAAACCTGCATCCCTCTCCTGACCTTCGAGGAACTCTTGCAGTGGCGCCGATATGTCGGGACGGCGAAAGGGCTTCCTCTTGAATATGCGGGTCATACTCATGTGGGGCTTCTCCGGGAGTGATCCGAAGTAGGAAAGACAATACAGGAACTCAGGAAGGAGTACTGAACGCCCTCGACGACTGCGGGCAGGCGTGGCAGTCGAAGGACCGGATCCCGGTAGTGGATAGGGCGACAGTTCCATGGGCGCGGAGGGATGTGGAATTTTAGGAATAGTCGACGAAAAGGAATGGGAGGAACGAGGAGAGGAGCCAGGAGATTATGGTTCTTCTTCTATCGGCGTCGAGGTACGCGGGCTTCTCCCTCCTCCACGAGTTCGATATTGTTGTGTAATGAAGAGATCAAGAGATCCGGCTCAATACCCGGCCCAGCCCAACCCAGCCCAGCCCACTTGTGATGCAGCACACCGCACACCGATTCTATGTGCGGACGCGCGCATGGGTGGGACAACGTGCGGCCTCCTTGCCAATAATATCTTCCCCCTCTTCTCTCTAAAAAATTGCTTATCTGATTTCTACCCGACAATGTACCTCTTATTTTAGCGAACATTTATAGCACGTAGGATATCATAGCTAGGGTAAAACAACGTGTATGGAAATGCAAGTAGAAGAACAAGCCGCCTGTTTTATGAATGTTCTCGAAGTATAAAATCTTCTCCGCTTCTGGTTTTCCACGGCCTCTTATCCCATCATTTCTAGGGTTAGGGTTCTCACCGACCCGTCCCTCCATCTTATCACCTCCGGATCTTGTTAAAGAATTATTCGTCTATAGAATCGAAAGCGCGTTGGTGATCTAGTGATCGATTTGTTTCCATCGTCGCCCGATTGAAACGAGAGGCTTCGAGGTCGTTGATCGTTTCCTTAGCTCGACAATGATGCAGACGGGTGGTGGAATGGTTCAGCCCCAATCAATGGCACCGCCTCCGATGGAGCAGCAGCAACCTCCACAGCAGTGGATGATGatgccgccgccgcctcctcaAGCGCAGTACTACCAGGCTGGCCCGGCGCCGCCCATGTGGAACCAACAGCCTTCCCAGGTGCCTCCGCCAGTCCCCCAGCCTCAGTATCAGGCCCCAGCACCGGTTC from Zingiber officinale cultivar Zhangliang chromosome 4B, Zo_v1.1, whole genome shotgun sequence includes:
- the LOC121978407 gene encoding uncharacterized protein LOC121978407; this encodes MELSPYPLPGSGPSTATPARSRRGRSVLLPEFLYCLSYFGSLPEKPHMSMTRIFKRKPFRRPDISAPLQEFLEGQERDAGLVVDVGANVAMTTFTASAMGFRVVVIEPVFKNQQKICNGVFLNRAGDRETVYAVATSNRIGNITFDKKQQQSEYEQLSFLQQEQMFLHNPCHTAENIL